A region of the Mycobacteriales bacterium genome:
GCGCCAGCAGGTCCGCCGCGCGGACCTTCAACGCCGTGCTGCCGTCGCCCGTCGGCGCGTACACGACCTCCTGGTCGCCCACCGCCGCGTCCGCCACCGCCGTCACGAACGCCGGCAGCCCCACCGGCGGCACCAGCCCCGGGTGGGAGTCGGTCACCTCGGAGACCCGCGCCGCCGGCGTCGGCCGCACCGTCCGCGCGCCGACCGCCCGCGCCAGCGCCGTCGTCGCCACCGCCGCGTCCGCCGGCAGCAGCGCCGCGAGCAGCGCGTCGTCGGCGTCGAACAGCCGGACCGCCACGCAGGACGTCCCCGGCAGGCCCAGCACGTCCGGCAGCTCGACCGCGCTGTCGATGCGGCGCGGGAGGTGGACGATCTCGTGCAGGACCTCGGCGTCGATGAGCCGTCGGGTGACGTCGACCGGGCCGCGCATGGTGCTCCGTTCAGGGGGTGGGCTCCCACGCTAGGACACGGCGCGGGTGAGGGGGAAGAGCCCGGAACAGGCAGCCCGTTGCTGGACGACTCAGCGTCCTACCCGCCGTTGCGAGGATCAAACCCCGGATCGGCTAGAGATGCCGGGCGGCCTCGTCCGCGAACGCGGGCACCCCCGCCCGCGCCAGCCGCGCGAGCAGGTCGCCCACCTCCAGCGGCGGCCGACGCGTGTGCTCCGCCTGCTCGCGCAGCACGTCGAGGACCAC
Encoded here:
- a CDS encoding YbaK/EbsC family protein — protein: MRGPVDVTRRLIDAEVLHEIVHLPRRIDSAVELPDVLGLPGTSCVAVRLFDADDALLAALLPADAAVATTALARAVGARTVRPTPAARVSEVTDSHPGLVPPVGLPAFVTAVADAAVGDQEVVYAPTGDGSTALKVRAADLLALLDARVAPLVEPGPVVLPAGDPWRETPAALRR